From Natronincola ferrireducens, the proteins below share one genomic window:
- a CDS encoding YfcC family protein: MTTKVSKKNFFDIKMPHTYILLSMIMVFMAVLSYIIPAGAYERIEDTVTGRMVVIPGSFEYIEGTQPGVFDVFIALQRGFIDAADIIFLIVFAYGFVYMLIKNGTMDATLGTIIRKMGNKIEWLIPVCMLSFGILGATMGLYEEVYGLIPVFIGMSVALGYDAVVGGAIVFTGVATGFAAAIINPFSIGIAQGIAGVQMFSGIGFRIIIFIVFQTASIAYVWRYAKKIKKDPTKSVLYGVELDTIHKTNKDDLLDTKLTVRNKLCMVIFVLTIGILLYGTTQWDWYINEIAALFLMMMVVVGVVGGFNATKICNVFIESTKSMVFSMMICGFTRGILILMQDAQIADTIVHSLVTVLEGQSKYISALGMLGLQNIINFFITGSASQATITMPIMAPVADLVDLNKQIAVLAYQFGDGFSNMFWPTVVAFECGLMGIPINKWYKFMAPLFGIMTILQIIMMLVAVAIGYN; this comes from the coding sequence ATGACCACGAAAGTTAGTAAGAAAAATTTCTTTGATATAAAGATGCCTCATACCTATATACTTTTATCGATGATCATGGTTTTTATGGCAGTACTATCCTATATTATTCCTGCTGGTGCATATGAAAGAATAGAAGACACTGTGACAGGAAGAATGGTTGTTATACCTGGTAGCTTTGAATACATAGAAGGCACACAACCGGGAGTATTTGATGTATTTATTGCATTGCAGAGGGGTTTTATTGATGCTGCTGACATTATTTTTCTAATTGTCTTTGCTTATGGATTTGTTTATATGTTAATAAAAAATGGAACAATGGATGCAACACTTGGTACAATCATAAGAAAGATGGGAAATAAAATAGAATGGCTTATCCCTGTTTGTATGCTGTCATTTGGTATTCTGGGTGCCACGATGGGTTTATATGAAGAGGTTTATGGTTTGATTCCAGTATTTATAGGGATGTCTGTAGCTCTAGGCTATGATGCAGTGGTTGGTGGAGCTATAGTTTTCACAGGTGTAGCCACAGGTTTTGCTGCTGCAATAATCAATCCTTTTTCCATAGGTATCGCTCAAGGAATTGCTGGGGTTCAAATGTTTTCAGGAATAGGATTTAGAATTATTATATTTATAGTTTTTCAAACTGCTTCTATTGCATACGTTTGGAGATATGCAAAAAAAATCAAAAAAGATCCTACAAAATCTGTTCTCTATGGAGTTGAATTAGATACAATACACAAAACAAACAAGGATGACCTCTTAGATACTAAATTGACTGTTAGAAATAAATTATGCATGGTGATCTTTGTGCTAACAATAGGAATATTATTGTATGGAACTACCCAGTGGGACTGGTACATCAATGAAATTGCTGCTTTGTTTTTAATGATGATGGTAGTTGTAGGGGTTGTTGGTGGATTTAATGCAACAAAAATATGTAACGTATTTATAGAATCTACTAAAAGCATGGTTTTTTCTATGATGATTTGTGGTTTTACTAGAGGAATACTAATACTTATGCAGGATGCACAAATAGCAGACACCATAGTTCATTCTCTTGTTACAGTACTAGAAGGACAAAGTAAATATATATCTGCTCTCGGTATGCTAGGCTTACAAAATATTATAAACTTCTTTATAACAGGTTCTGCAAGTCAAGCGACGATTACAATGCCTATTATGGCTCCAGTTGCTGATTTAGTTGACTTAAATAAACAAATTGCAGTGTTAGCATATCAATTTGGTGATGGGTTTTCTAATATGTTTTGGCCTACCGTTGTTGCATTTGAGTGTGGACTTATGGGGATTCCAATTAATAAATGGTATAAATTCATGGCACCACTTTTTGGTATTATGACTATCCTTCAAATTATAATGATGTTGGTGGCAGTTGCAATCGGGTATAATTAA